The following coding sequences lie in one Camelus bactrianus isolate YW-2024 breed Bactrian camel chromosome 8, ASM4877302v1, whole genome shotgun sequence genomic window:
- the LOC123619803 gene encoding uncharacterized protein LOC123619803, which translates to MLGPQGENRVPAARARRRGSRRRGGQSCSQRSRNPTFASQFSPGSARLQNSRELRGNWGQLRLPLLTWLVPGAEPGWHWPKFGAAAAGRGGHGRGGSTGAGHESLGGSAGPEAARQMPGLRAPGGFD; encoded by the coding sequence ATGCTTGGCCCGCAAGGAGAGAACAGGGTTCCCGCGGCCAGGGCGCGGAGAAGAGGCAGCCGCCGCCGGGGCGGGCAAAGTTGCTCCCAGAGGAGCAGGAATCCAACTTTCGCTTCCCAATTTAGCCCCGGGAGCGCGAGGCTGCAAAACAGTCGGGAGCTTCGGGGGAACTGGGGACAACTGCGCCTCCCGCTCCTTACCTGGCTGGTCCCTGGCGCGGAGCCTGGGTGGCACTGGCCAAAGTTTGGGGCGGcagcggcggggcgcgggggacACGGACGTGGCGGCTCGACGGGCGCCGGACACGAAAGCCTCGGCGGATCGGCGGGTCCGGAGGCTGCTCGGCAGATGCCGGGTCTCCGCGCCCCCGGCGGCTTTGACTAA